A region of Reichenbachiella carrageenanivorans DNA encodes the following proteins:
- a CDS encoding LegC family aminotransferase codes for MEKYQALIGFIRKSFSSTEEFISLHEPRFIGNERKYVMNAIDSTFVSSVGEYVNRFEEMICSLTGAKYAVATTNGTAALHMCLLLAGVQQEDEVITQSLSFIATSNAISYCGAKPVFLDVDRDTMGLSVKSVKTFLENQTLQKGDLCINKRTGKVVRAVVPMHTFGHPIRIDELVSLCNRHNIVVVEDAAESIGSYYKGKHTGTFGQSAAFSFNGNKTLTCGGGGVIITNDQSLANKAKHWTTTAKISHPWEYTHDAIGYNYRMPNLNAAMACAQLEQLPMFLENKRQLAKDYIAFGLKNDLNIVLEPSNAISNYWLNALCLSDRDERDLFLAKLNEAGVMCRPIWTLLHKMFMFSGCYVDEQTNAQWLEDRIVNVPSSVKI; via the coding sequence ATGGAAAAGTATCAAGCGCTTATTGGCTTTATCCGAAAGTCTTTCTCTTCTACTGAAGAATTTATTTCCCTACATGAGCCTAGATTTATAGGGAATGAACGAAAATATGTAATGAATGCCATAGACTCTACTTTTGTTTCTTCGGTAGGTGAATATGTCAATCGCTTTGAAGAAATGATTTGCAGCCTCACAGGCGCAAAATATGCAGTCGCGACAACTAACGGTACAGCTGCCTTACACATGTGTCTATTGTTGGCTGGAGTACAACAGGAAGATGAAGTAATCACTCAATCCTTAAGTTTTATTGCCACTTCCAATGCTATTTCATATTGCGGAGCTAAACCAGTCTTTTTAGATGTCGATCGGGACACTATGGGTCTCTCTGTAAAAAGTGTTAAAACTTTTTTAGAAAATCAAACATTACAAAAAGGTGACTTATGTATCAACAAACGTACAGGTAAAGTCGTACGCGCAGTTGTCCCCATGCATACATTTGGACACCCCATAAGAATCGATGAACTAGTCAGTTTATGTAATAGACACAATATAGTGGTAGTAGAAGATGCCGCCGAATCAATCGGAAGTTACTATAAAGGTAAGCATACAGGCACATTTGGTCAATCAGCAGCTTTTAGCTTTAATGGGAACAAGACCTTAACATGCGGTGGTGGTGGTGTGATTATCACCAACGACCAAAGTCTTGCTAACAAGGCAAAACATTGGACCACTACAGCCAAAATATCACATCCTTGGGAATATACCCACGATGCAATCGGATATAACTACAGAATGCCCAATCTGAATGCGGCCATGGCCTGCGCGCAATTAGAACAGTTACCCATGTTTTTGGAGAACAAACGACAATTAGCCAAAGACTATATAGCATTTGGTTTAAAAAATGATTTGAACATTGTTTTAGAGCCATCAAATGCCATTTCTAACTACTGGCTAAACGCACTATGCTTAAGTGATAGAGATGAACGCGACTTATTTCTTGCTAAATTAAATGAGGCAGGCGTTATGTGCCGTCCTATTTGGACATTGCTACACAAGATGTTCATGTTTTCTGGTTGCTATGTGGATGAGCAAACCAATGCGCAATGGCTAGAAGATCGAATCGTAAATGTGCCAAGTAGTGTTAAAATATGA